Within the Miscanthus floridulus cultivar M001 chromosome 2, ASM1932011v1, whole genome shotgun sequence genome, the region TACAAGCAGAGGATTTGGCGCGGGGGAGGCAACGCCGCCTGGCGAGGAGGGACTGTACCGTGGCCTAGCACTACTACAAAAttagacatcactgccggcctcatcgcTGCCGAATTTTTAAAAACCGGCACTGATAGACAGCGATagaccatcactatcggtttttggctaaaaccggcagtgataggaccaaccgacactgatattcgggTATTCACTATCGATTTTAGCCAAGAATCGACAGTTtgggtcatcactgccggttttagctaagaaccgacactgatactatcactgtcggttcgtggcttgaaccgacaatgatatgctgtaagaaaacttcataagtttctcatatgatgtccgatgaagacgaactttatatcaaagttgtagtactcgatgagatatacaactttgtagtttaaacttttttaatttcagatcgtttggatgtccaaatattttcatttgaaataatctatctaacgaaaattatatttgatttctaaaatttaaaatttaaaatttttaaacgGCCTTAGATGGAGAaacgcccaaaacaaaagttgtagttctcgaaaagttatgcaactttgtagttcaaaactttttcatttgagatcatttactacttgaaaatgctatttaaaattaaaattttaaattattaaagaactctgatttctctttttaatctctggctaaaacttgtaactagtctttctccctcatactaactttaaatttgatgagtttttttctaaaaaattctaaaaccatgctctatcaatttattgtgttcttaccgcTATGATTTTATCCATCTTTTTATGTGacagtgttttatctatttgaattttgaatttcaaaaaatagcaacttcaaatgtcattttggaacactaaataATGTCAACTGAAAAAATCAtaaacatagaagttgtagaacttatcaagacctacaacttttattttagtcatttcttcatccaataaagtggtaataatattgttcacaaaatttacatatctctcttatagtttcataaacaataagagggatatgtaatatGTGTGAACAATATTACTACCGGATGAAAAAATGATtaaatgaccaaaatagaagttgtagatctcggaaagttatgaaactctctagttgacaactttttgttttgaaatcatcttgtcaaggaaaattacgtttgaatttctaaaatttaaaatttaaattttgtaaacgacctcggatggagaaactaccaaaatgaaacttATAGATCTCAacaagttatgaaactttgtagttgacaactttttgatttgaaaccattttctcaaggaaaactacgtttgaatttcaaaaattttgaaatttgaattttttaaatgatctcggatggacaaacaacaaaaataaaatttgtagatctcaaaaagttatgaaactttgtagttgataactttttggtttggaatcatcttgtcatggaaaactacgtttgaatttctaaaatttgatatttaaattttataaacgacctcggatggagaaactaccaaaatgaaagttacagatctcgaaaagttttaaaactttgtagttgacaactttttcatttgaattcatttagggtcctAAATACTCATTTTAAAATTAGATGAACATAAAATGACTAGGATAAAAATCTCATTTGAACACAAACAACTTGCAGGTGAAGTGGTTAGGGGCCAAAGACGCGAAGCAGGACGACAGGGGTTCGAGTGCCGGTGGCCATGAAGCACACGTTTTTTGGGCGAAGAATCGcttgacttgtgacttgcgacgCGCGACCGTGTGGCTGTCCAGTGGGGCCTCTCCCGATATTAAAAAAATTCCTTATTTTTTCAATAAATTTTTTGGCTTTCCTATAAACCACATCATTGCTGgttcacatcactgtcggttcataagaaccgatagtgatgtcaaTCCCACATCACGCTCGGTATACCACTGTCGGTTTAAAATCCGATAGTGAAGGggttttttgaaccgacagtgatgttaagATCTAGGGTAGTGTAGCGTGGAGGACCGGTAGGTGGCAACAGTCCCGGTGAGGGAATGCTACAGGCAGAGGTGGTGAGACTCGACGAGGAGTCAGTAAGAGTGGGGGAGATTGGGAGAGCAGCGGTGTACGACCTCGGGTAGAGGTGGCCGGAGAGGCAGTCAATTATCATCAATCTTTTATATTACACCCATTCaaaattataaaacgttttgacttttctagatatatatagcttttgctatacacttagatatacactatatctaaatacatactATAAGCAATATATCTAAAATAGATAaaactaaaatatcttataatttactTCTTAAGTTCTGAACCGTAAATTGTTATGATTTTTTTTAGGAtttatagcttttgctatgtatctaaatatatattatgtctagatacatcataataaaaatttgaattgctATTCTTCAGGCACCTGATTTTTGTGTTCTTTTCAGGCGACGATCGACAATCCTTGGATACAAAGCAAACGCTACAGATTAGATCGCGCACTATTCAGCTCCCCCGCTGCCCTGGCCAgcggctcccccccccccccccgccgccgccgccgcgccgcccacCAACCGCCGCCACCGCGCCGACAACGCCCTCTCCTATTGCCAATCCCACGAATTCGTTGTCGAGCCGTCACCTCCGCCACTAGCACTTCCCATCCAGATGTCCTACCCCGCCCCCTCGTCTCCTACCCGCCGCCTCGCTCGCCACCAGCCAACCCGCCACTACTGCCCGTCCAGCCGACCGCCCCCAGGCCCCTCCTTTTTCTAAGGTCGCCGAAGCCCTCAGAAAACCCACCGCCACCGCCTGTCCACGTCACACCGGAGAGAAGGAAAACGCGCGCATGGAGGAGGAAATCGTGCGCACGTGCCCAAAAACCAGGCGACTGAAACGTAGGATGCGTAAAAAAATATATGTATTGAGAAGCCAGGCATGCAATTCGGAACGAAAAGAATAAttttagagttaaatgcaccagagatccattagCTTGTGAGGAAGTTTCAGTTGAGTCCATCAACTTCCAAAGTGACTTtttaggtccataaacttttaaaatggttcactgcagtccatacctatttatttaaccttaaattcaaagcaCATTTGTAGAAACCTCTTTCCATACGCATGCAGGTGCATGCATGGCTCTCTGCGCACGTGCCACAGGCGGGATTTTCACCCGGGTGCATGCATGGCTCTCCGCCGCTCTCTTCTCCGCACTCGGGTACATGCATGCACAAATTGCAACGACTTTTAATCTGACACAACATTAGCGGATGGATACAAGCAGAGATGCTGGCTACGGAGTAGTAGTAGTACGTACTACACAAGCCTAAGCTGTACGAAATGTTTAGAGATGTACAGTAGTGACCCGTAGCATTGTACAGAGAAACCAGAGACATTTGGCCATGTACGTCAGCAAGCAATGCCAATCAATCAAAGTCAAACACACAATTCGCAGTCGGAGTACAGTCTAAGGCATGGTGGCGTGCTCTGACTCAGCGGAGCAAATCGTCGACTACTAGTGCAAAATAGCTACGGCTTGCTCTTGTCGATCACCCGCCGGACGACGGAGTTCAGCATCCGTCTCGTCCGCGGCATCCCCAAGATCCGCTCTGCAAGCTGCATCGCCTCCGCCAGCGCCGCTCCGTGCTGCATGGCACGTTCCGCACAGATGAAACGCCAGTCTCAGCTAACGAACGACCGAGCGGCCGGCCGGCGCGGGCCCACTGTTGGCGTGACAGGAAGGATAGGCGAATACTTACGTCTACACTGGTTTGGAGCAGCGAGCCGGGGACGTGGTAGGCATTGCAGTCCATCACCAACTCCCGGAGCCGCTCGTCGGGCAGGCGCAAGAACGCTTCGAGCCCGCGCTGCAACGGAGGCACCGGAGACGGACTAGCGCGGGGGCGAAAGCACGCCTGTACCACGAAGTGCCCGTATGTGTCCGTGGACCACGCCACGAGATCGTCCACGATGAACGCCCTGATGCGGTCCTCGAGCTGATCGTGATGGCCTCTCTTGAAGAGTTCCTACAAGAAGACACTGCTGCGGCATGCGAATGCCGGCCAGAAGGAGGTTTCCCGGCCCGCCCGTTAGTTTCTCCAGATTGAGAACGAACGTTAGGAGTGGCGATCGAGAAGAACCACGCAGTGAATGAACTCATGTTGTAATGGTATATGCTCAGCTCTCACCCGTATTGTTTCTTGGAGATCTCAACGGCATGGGTCAAGATGGTGTCCTCGAGATCATGGCCGAGCTCATGCTTCGTCACGTTCTCCAGGCATAGCATCACGCTCATCCCCCCGAAATAGGACGTGGCCATGTCGTGGAAGCGGGGGACGGCGAGCTCACGGGTGAAAATCTAAACGGAAGTTCATCAGAAAAAACCCCATCAGTAGCAATACGTATGTCGTCCTCCAGGGCTGTTGTGGGTAGCTACATTACATACCGAGCAACAGCTGTAAGGAAACGTGGCGAAGAAATGCTCAAGCAGTTCCGGGCCCTTGCTTTGTTCCATCATCCATCCCTCGATTAGGCACCTGAATAGCTGCTGCAGTACTTCGGGGAAGTTCCGCGCCGCCACCCTGACGAGCACCCTCAGAGCTGTCTCCCTGCACCGTGCAAAAGCAAAACAACAGCAAAGCAAACACACACAGATGAGCTCTGAGCTCGCCGTTGTCTTGATCGAGCAGGAAGGCCAACCAATCCGAGCTCGCCGGGTTCGTCGCGACATCCTGAAGCGCCTGACGGTTTGGAGCGCCAGCCACTGGGCCCCGACGCGCACCGATCACACCGGCGGAGGTGTTCGGGTCGTTGCTGGTGGCGTTGCCGCCACGCGCTGCGAAGCCGGGGGCAGCGGCGGGCCGAGCGCAGACTGCCTCCCAGGGACGATAGACGGAGGCGTGCGGGTTGAAGACGCCGTCGTGCCCGAGCGCGGAGAAGAGAGCGGCGGAGAGCCATGCATGCACCCGGGTGAAAATCCCGCCTGGGCACCTGCGCATAGAGCCATGCATGCACTTGCATGTGTGTGGgaaggggttttctacaaatATATTTTGAGTTTAAGAttaaataaataggtatggactgcagtgaactattttaaaagtttatggacccaaaaaaccactttggaagttgatggactcaactgaagcttcctcacaagttaatggatctctggtgcatttaactcataaTTTTATATAGATTTGTTAGGTCCGCAGCTGGTCGTTTGCTCAACTACTCTCAACTCCGGCACCCATGGAGGCCCTGACAATTCCTTTCGTGCGTAAACATCACACTTGCTCGATTATTCTTCCCGTGCGAATTAAACGCTGTAAACAGGCAACGACAGATACAAGCAATGATACGttttgaaagaaaaagaaaaaaaaatgacaagCAATACAAACTCCCAAAGAAAGACGATACATTCATCTTCACGCGTGGGCACGCGCGAGATGCGTCGCGCAATCGTGCGTGCAAACCGCGCACAGAACTCGCACCGTACCGCCCGGCAAGACGACGACACGCGTGCGCTCGCGTAGTCGCGTCTCACTTGCTGGCGGCATCGTCGGCGGCTGCCTTGTCGTCGAcgttctccttcttctcctcccctTTGTTCTTGGGCTTagcttcctcttcctcgtccggGAAGGCGGAGGCGGGGAACGAGCGGCCGATCCCGACATTGGACTTGAAGTAGATCTTGTCGCGCATCTCGCCGTCGAGGCTCATCTCGACGATGGGCACCCAGAGCATGACCTGCTTGCTGCGCACCCCGGTCATGCGCTTCATCCGCCCGTCCTCCACGTACGCGGTGACCTCGGCGTCGTAGCGCACCCGCGTGCCCGTGCCGCTGAAGTAGTGCTCGTAGGGGGCCTTCTGCCGCATCCACACGAACCCGGTCTCGCGCACCCACCCGCACTCCTCCAGCCCCCGCAGCGGCATCACGCCGCCGGGGAAGCCCAGCGACTTGAGCATCTCCTTGGAGTGCGCGAAGCAGGCCTCCGCGCCCGTGATGACCTCAGCGCCATCGCGCTCCTTGTTCTTGttgccgccggccgccgcggtCGCCGTGGACACGGTGAGGGAAGCCATCGATCGCGTCGCGCTGCTACGTACTGCTAGCTAGCGGGTGATTCGAGGGACGACGGCTCGATCGCTGGACCGTGCGTGGGCTTGGCTTGGAGGAGTGTGTTTTGCGTGGTGCAAGTGAGGGTTGCGGGAGGGGTGTTTTATACAGAATAGGAGTGAATACACAAGGTGGTTGGCCGTTGAGCTACAGATACTGGTCAGTCAGATCGTTGGGGGTTGCTCTGTTATTAGCTGATCAACAAAGCGCAAGCTAGCAGACACGACGTTTAGCGCCGAATGGGTGCACCTAAACGCCTACCACATGGAAGCCGCCAAGCCGGCTGTGTCCTCCACGACCACGAGGACATGCTCACCGGACCTGATGGTCTCCCCAGGGTATAAATTTCCAAATGGGCCGCGCGAAACGGGCTGGCACGGGCCCGGTGCGAAAAAGCACGGCCCTAGCCCGGTACGGCCCGGCCTCGCCCATGCCCGTGCCTGGCCCGGCCCGTAGCCGTGCCCGTGCCTAGGCCGAAAGGTCGGCTCGTAGTGCTGGCCTAGGCACGGCCCGTTCCAACGGGCGGCACGGGGCAGGCACGGCTCGCAGCCGTCGGATCGCGGAGGTGGGGCGTGAGTAGTTGGATCGCCGGGCAGCCGGGGGGTCCGGTATATAAGCCGCCCGATGCGGCCGCTCTCCCCACTCCCCTCACTCATAACCCTagcctctcgccctctcctctccgGCTCTCCCCGCTCACTCTGTCGCTCGCCCGCTCCTCGCCGCACTCGTAACTCTAGCTCCTCGCCTGCTCGCCGCACTCGTAACCTGGGCTCCTCGACGCCGTCACCATGGAGTCTTCCGACGGGTAAGGGGTTAGTTCCAGTGGCCGGTGgttccctcttctccctctccgccctcaatctccctcttctccctcagaTCCAGTGGTTCCTGCCCTCAATCTCCATCTGTTCCCTTATTCTTCATCCCTAAACGTCGATTGAGCCTCGTTCTCGGCATCCTCGCCGCATCTCTGTCATCTGTCCGTCGTCCACATCGCTGGCTGCTGCCACCTCCGGGGCTCCGGTCTCCATTGAGGTACCGGGGGTGTGCAATCGGTCTGTCTCATCATCGTCGTTTATGGGGCTCCAGCCGTAGAGGTAAgggtaaaccctaaccctaaccctaatccccaacccAACCCTACTTTTATCTGTTGATTGTGGCAGCCGTCAAGGAACCGGAGACGATAGAGATGGCCCTAGGCGCCGGGCGACACGACGATTGGGAGTTTGACCACTCCCAGAACGACGAGCTGCGTATGTGCGGGATGGCTGGAGATGATGAGGACAATGATGTCTGTGAGGACGCTGCCGTGCTCTTCGGCCGTTCTGCTACTGAGCCccttcccgtcgacgactccgaccCCCTAGTCGACGTGGCTGATGCCGACGGTGGCCAGAGCGAGGTTAGCCCTGTCGGTTCTAATTGCCCTTCCACGTCTGCTGTCTAGGAGGACTTTGAGAAGCACTACAAAACTGAGAAAGGTAGAAATATTAGGTTTGCTGCCACTTGCCTTCATTGCCATAAGCGCTACTCTGCTTATTCTGCTCATGGCACTGGTCATCTTACTCGACATCTTGCTAAGTGTCCTAAGAAACTTGAGAAGACCCGAGGCATGACTCAGACTCATATTGCTTTTAATTCTGATGGTTCTATTTGTCGTTGGGAGTACAGTGTTGAGGTAGCTCGTGTTGAACTTGTTCGTATGCTTGCTAGATTGGACCTACCTCTTATGATTGGTGAAACTGAGGCATTTAAAGATTATATTAAAACTGCTCATAACCCTAATTTTTCACCTGTCTCTAAGCAAACCACTGGTAGAGATATGTTTAAATACTACAATGAGAAACGTGATAAACTGATGGTCTGTTTAAAGGATAATGCTGTTTCATCTGTTGCTATTACCTCTGATATATGGTCTGAAAAGGCTAAAGAAGATTATTTATCTGTTGTGGCTCATTTTATTAATGCTGATTGGCAATTAGAGAAAAGGGTACTTGGTTTAAGGTTGATTGATGTGTCCCATAATGCTAAGAACATTGCTGAGCGTGTTACATCTGTCCTTGCTGAGTATGGTATACTTAACAAGGTTTTTTTCTGTAACTTTGGATAATGCATCTGCAAATAAAAATGCTATGGATAAACTGAAACTTATACTGAAAGAATATTTGGGTTCTGATCTGTTTTTGCATCAACGATGTGCTTGTCATATTATTAACCTGATTGTGAAAGAAGCACTGGCTGTTGTGAATCCTCTCATTGAGGATTTTAGAACAGCAATTTCTTTTATgaactcctctaatcaaagaattgctgcaTACAAGAGTTATTGCATTGCTAGTGGTGTTAGACCTAGGAAGTTTGGATTAGACATAGATGTTAGATGGAACTCTACCTACCTAATGCTTAAGCACTTGCTGCCTCACAAGAGTACTTTTATTGAGGTCAATTACCCTAGAGGTTTAGGTAGTGGTTTCCTTTTGACTGATGATCACTGGGCTATGGCAAATAAAATCTTGGAATTTCTTGAACTGTTCTATGACTCAACTGTTGATTTGTCTGATGTTTACTATCCTACTTCTCCACTTATGATTCATCATCttgttaagattgctatacacctGCATAGGTATCAACATGATGAACATCTAAGATCTGTTATCCAACCTATGATTAATAAATACAATAAGTACTGGGAGAACATACCTGATCTTTATTCTATTGCATTTATATTGGATCCAAGAGCTAAAATTAAAGGATTTACCAAACTGCTTAGGAAGTTACATTCTCTTTTTAATATTGACTACACTAATAAGTTGCTGGATACCAGAGCTCTTCTGTTTAAAATGTATAACAGGTATGATGTAATGTATGGCTCTAATAGGCTGAAAAGGGTTGTTCCTCCATCCCTGTCTGGTAAGAAAAGAATAGCTTAGGCTGAAATTTATAATGATGAGGAGTTGGATGTTGGAGCTGGCTGTTCTTCCCTCCCTTCTAGTCATGATCATTCTAGGAGTGTTTCTACCACTTCCTTGTTGCAGGCAGCAACTGCTAGTTCTAACTCTAGTGAACTTGCATCCTACCTAGACTGTGACACAGTAAGTCAGTTGGATGATAAGTTTGACATCATGCAGTGGTGGCATGAGCACAAGCTTACTTATTCAGTACTTTCTGTTCTTGCTAAAGACATTTTGACAGTGCCTGTGTCAACCATTTCTTCAGAGTCTACTTTTAGCTTAACTGGTAGGATCAtcgaggagcggcggcggaggctgaaCCCTGAAACTGTAGAGGCGCTTACCTACATCAAGGATTGGGAGAATGCTGAGACAAGACTGCAGCacatggtggaggacaaggagctgGAAAAGGCCTTTGCTGGTCTTTATCTTGATGTCGACTAGTTCACTTCCCATTTATGTAATGGGTCTGTAATAACTGAGACTTGGACTTATGGTGATGGATGTAATGAACAATTAATCTAGGTGTTGGTTGTACTCTTTTCCTatttagggtttctcacaagggtgagttttacctaaacaggtttttaatgaggcagtcaTTGTACAGCTCCTACTTAAATTAGTTTTAGTTTCAAAAGTGTGTTCTTTGCGGTGCTGTGTTCTGATCTGTTTTTGATCTTTTGTGAACTTAGTTATTTTAGATCTCTTTGAATTGTTGTGCTGAGTTCATTGAGGGGTTTTGCCAGTTGGGCCGGCACGGGCACGCTGAGCCTGGAGTCGGCATGGCATGACACGACACGCTCCAGGAATGATAGTGTCGTGCCTGGGCCTGAAGTCAGGCACAGTGGCACGACACGGCACGACACGGTTCATCAGCCGCGCCTAGCGTGCCGTGCCGGGACGGGCTAGTGCCGTGTAGAGCCATGCCGGCACGTTTGGAAAACTATACCCCAGGATTTCTCTTTCGAGTTCGATTCAGCGCGTCATTAATTATTTTTCTCTTCTGAAGCTACACAATCACTACAATCCAGTAGAACATGACTTCCTGAAGATCAAACGCCGTCTCCTCTACTTTCCTCGGTCCAAAAAAGAATATAATCCTAGGTTTCCACTAAATCAAATTTCTTAAATGGAcatatttatagaaaaatattatcAATATTTGCATCTCCAAGTAGATTTATTGTAAAATTATATTCTACAATTAATCCAACAATATGTCCTAAAAAGATGTGGTTATAGCATatgtcctgttcgcttgtcttatgagccataCTTTTTGAGCGAAGAACcagcgtttttctctcacagtgcCAAACCAGAACGAATACTTGCGCCCTAGCACCTTGTTCTTGttgccgccggccgccgcggtCGCCGTGGACACGGTGAGGGAAGCCATCGATCGCGTCgcgctgctactgctagctagcGGGTGATTCGAGGGACGACGGCTCGATCGCTGGACCGTGCGTGGGCTTGGCTTGGAGGAGTGTGTTTTGCGTGGTGCAAGTGAGGGTTGCGGGAGGGGTGTTTTATACAGAATAGGAGTGAATACAGTAGGTGGTTGGCCGTTGAGCTACAGATACTGGTCAGTCAGATCGTTGGGGGTTGCTCTGTTATTAGCTGACCCACAAAGCGCAAGCTAGCAGACACGACATTTGGCGCCGACTGGGTGCACCTAAACGCCTACCACATGGAAGCCGGCTGTGTCCTCCACGGCCACGAGGACATGCTCACCGGACCTGACGATGGTTTCCCCAGGGTTTCTCTTTCGAGTTCGATTCGGCGCGTCATTATTTTTCTTTTCTGAAGCTACACAATCACTACAATCCAGTAGAACATGACTTCCTGAAGATCAAACGCCGTCTCCTCTACTTTCCTCAGTCCAAAAAAGAATATAATCCTAGGTTTCGACTAAATCAAATTTCTTAAATGGAcatatttatagaaaaatattatcAATATTTGCATCTCCAAGTAGATTTATTGTAAAATTATATTCTACAATTAATCCAACAATATGTCCTAAAAAGATGTGGTTATAGCATAGaccctgttcgcttatcttatgagccgtactttttcagtgaataaacagtgtttttctctcacaatgccAAACCAAAACGAATACTTGCGCCCTAGCACCTGTGCTGCTTGGTTACACGCTCGACGCGGCAATAGATATACATCTTTCGAAAACAACAACTGAGTTTCTTTGGACACTGTCACATTGCTCTGCGTCGTACGGGGAGATATCAGGACGCCGGCGTCCTGGAGTGCTTTTGTGCATGTTAAAAACATCTGAAGTGTGTGATGTCCGTAGTGATTTTCTCGATTCGGTATGTATGTTTATATTTTCTTAAATTTACTATACAATTTAACGATGATATTTTTTTCAGTTTAGATGATATGTACGTCGACTGTGCGATGTTCGTAGtgattttgtcaattttgagatCTAACAATTTAGTTTTTCGAAGATGCTCGTAAAGATATGATTTATATATGTGTATTTTTATAAGTGAGTGTACGTGGCCATAGACGTATACATCAGTGTTGTGTAATTTGAAAAAAAGAAACACCTGATTCAAGGACTATCCTTTGATGCCAAGCTGCAGAACTAAATTCAGAGCGTGCCTGCAAGTTTCTGCTACAGCTCCCCAAGAAATTAATAAAAGACGTGTGACTAGTACCTGCCCCAACAACATTTCTAGTGCTATCCCAATATGATGAAACCCAATCAACCATTTCATGATCGAAGGAGCCATAAATACTTCATCAGAAAAGAAAGAGCCATCGATATTATAATTTCCAGTTCATCGCTCTCTCAGGATCTTTGGCAAGCTCCAtttctgattggtatcatgcatcAAAGGTCCATATTCTTTACACCATAACATCATTTCGTAGCTATTACTCTCTCAAACTACCAATCCATGCATACGTGCAAGCTTTAAAATCCAAACTCTaagcacatatgtaggaggagctaatactaccaatttgggttggtgaaacttgtccataatctttacacatggtaatatgcttgggcaagcaacatgaatccaaaaagatttcataAAATATCTTTGcgaaaaggttgtcatcaattataaaaaatggagagattgaaagccctagtttggtttggataattgatgaaacctatgcactaacctttgtcatgagttgtaatatgagctaggttggtgcaatctaaGTGAGGAccatggtggcactcaaatggtaatgttgatcacatgaaatgatgaagggtggccacatgtgatgatgatcaagtgctcaacttggaaaagaagaaagagaaaaataaaacccaatcgagatcaaggcaaaggtataaataggcattttgttttaagtgatcaagacactatagagagtgatcacatttagggtagatgaccgtactattaagaggggttcttaactagacaatttggtcatctagtgccactaggtgttggacttcatgcattgcatttaggcctattccacatcggagagcaagcaaaaatatttatggaaaatgttttgagaaatgctaacttgatTCTAATATGTTTTGAGAAAatactttgagagttagcatcgcttgtgGGGAGGGGAGTAGCTCAAGTTGACGTGGATCA harbors:
- the LOC136538763 gene encoding uncharacterized protein, with the translated sequence MASLTVSTATAAAGGNKNKERDGAEVITGAEACFAHSKEMLKSLGFPGGVMPLRGLEECGWVRETGFVWMRQKAPYEHYFSGTGTRVRYDAEVTAYVEDGRMKRMTGVRSKQVMLWVPIVEMSLDGEMRDKIYFKSNVGIGRSFPASAFPDEEEEAKPKNKGEEKKENVDDKAAADDAASK